Proteins co-encoded in one Candida albicans SC5314 chromosome 3, complete sequence genomic window:
- a CDS encoding uncharacterized protein (Ortholog(s) have mRNA binding activity and cytoplasmic mRNA processing body localization): MAPPKKMSLQEFFEDESFGGSWADADVDMASISVPIEKGSFHDGDGFNQHHLGDPVISGPPYIIKLLNLPVTANDSFVQDLFQSRFTPYVKFKIVTDPASNILETHVIRQVAFVELESASDMSKALKWHDLYYKANRRVTVEVADFNDFQNCIKFNQEHEREIMQIQQEFIAQKQQQRQPRHMALLDEFERNQRGPGSPLHQNHDHHNPHPQQQQQHHHFNPNLNRPSGRSSLPIDETSHSRRLSFEAQLHPHQQTHGQRIRQPSFDNAFPDTPHPPFGGGGGMRQQIHPTNQPAVPSSAPASKPFVTPISSASTSSRPKSNPFGAAKPVDTLSKQQEIEKKLINLNKTTVQTLGDVETPEEVQATIKKFHENGSPKLRRASVGTPRRLSSEKRPSVSILRRDLPERQQPPPPPQQQQQQQPPQQQDQNTKQTALHQPDQLQNHSSNISSTQPSGESPLAETQSLSTNPYTSNGTGKSLAQLLSEQSDIMSAPPITGKKTPRSNSNTKKPVVAAKPVILKKKTPTSPPVQRIDLTIKESEYLKKQDETDDLIDANVETKLEKLDLNSETLSENGTKESTKTRIDNPKRENDQHDDRPNFKNLDQLVQKRNDSRASSSSSNSRRFEFIRGLKEENERVPSPSSSSSSSSATKTSQNNFEKSSESAISRTDDQQDLSSTNTGSEGRMWERGRGRGRGGFSFRSRGGFRGRGAGFRGSGRGGPRRRGGNGASGAGGTASGSTGSANYNLHYVRSKPTPVETNE, from the exons ATGG CCCCGCCTAAAAAAATGTCCTTACAGGAGTTTTTCGAAGATGAAT CCTTTGGTGGATCTTGGGCAGACGCAGATGTTGACATGGCGTCAATTTCTGttccaattgaaaaaggaTCATTTCACGATGGAGATGGATTCAATCAACATCATTTAGGAGACCCAGTTATTTCAGGACCTCCctatattattaaattattaaactTACCCGTCACAGCTAATGATTCATTTGTCCAAGACTTGTTTCAAAGCAGATTTACCCCATAtgtcaaatttaaaattgtaACAGACCCCGcatcaaatattttggaGACTCATGTCATTAGACAAGTGGCTTTTGTGGAATTGGAATCGGCCAGTGATATGTCAAAAGCTTTAAAATGGCATGATTTGTATTATAAGGCAAATAGAAGAGTAACTGTTGAAGTGGCagattttaatgattttcaaaattgtattaaattcaatcaagAACATGAACGTGAAATTATGCAAATCCAACAAGAATTCATTGCtcagaaacaacaacaacggCAACCCAGACATATGGCTCTTTtagatgaatttgaaagaaacCAGCGCGGTCCTGGATCACCCTTGCATCAAAACCATGATCACCACAATCCCCacccacaacaacaacaacaacaccatCATTTCAATCCTAATTTAAACAGACCTTCAGGTAGATCAAGTCTTCCAATAGATGAAACGTCTCATTCAAGAAGACTTTCTTTTGAAGCTCAATTACATCCTCATCAACAGACCCATGGACAGCGTATTAGACAACCATCTTTTGACAATGCATTCCCAGACACTCCTCATCCACcatttggtggtggtggtggtatgCGTCAACAAATCCATCCTACAAACCAACCAGCAGTTCCAAGTAGTGCTCCTGCGCTGAAACCTTTTGTAACACCAATTTCGTCAGCCAGTACTTCTTCTAGACccaaatcaaatccattTGGAGCTGCGAAACCCGTTGATACTTTATCTAAACAACAAGAGATTGAGAAGAAactaatcaatttgaataaaactACAGTACAGACTTTAGGAGATGTAGAAACCCCTGAAGAAGTTCAAGCAactattaaaaaatttcatgAAAATGGTTCACCAAAATTGAGAAGAGCTTCGGTAGgtacaccaagaagattATCATCAGAAAAGAGACCATCAGTATCAATTTTAAGAAGAGATTTACCAGAGAgacaacaaccaccaccaccacctcaacaacaacaacaacagcaacctccacaacaacaagatcaGAACACAAAGCAAACTGCATTACATCAACCAGATCAACTACAAAATCattcatcaaatatttcTCTGACCCAACCTTCTGGAGAATCACCTTTGGCAGAAACTCAATCGTTATCAACTAACCCTTATACTTCTAATGGAACAGGTAAATCTTTAGCACAATTGTTAAGTGAACAATCAGATATTATGTCCGCTCCACCTATAACTGGTAAGAAAACACCCAGAAGTAATAGTAATACTAAAAAACCAGTAGTGGCTGCTAAACCTGTtattttgaagaagaaaacacCTACATCACCACCAGttcaaagaattgatttaacAATTAAAGAAAGTGAATATTTGAAGAAACAGGACGAAActgatgatttgattgatgcaaatgttgaaaccaaattggaaaaattggatttgaatAGTGAGACATTACTGGAAAATGGAACTAAAGAATCAACAAAGACAAGAATTGATAATCCTAAACGAGAAAATGATCAACATGATGATCGTCcaaactttaaaaatttggatCAATTAGTtcagaaaagaaatgataGTCGagcatcatcttcttcttcaaatagtagaagatttgaatttattcgaggattaaaagaagaaaatgaaagagTCCCATCCCCatcctcctcctcttcttcttcttctgccACCAAGACTTCCCAgaacaattttgaaaaatcacTGGAATCAGCAATTTCAAGAACTGATGATCAGCAAGATTTGTCTTCTACTAACACTGGGTCAGAAGGTAGAATGTGGGAAAGAGGAAGAGGTAGAGGTAGAGGTGGTTTCAGTTTCAGAAGCAGAGGTGGTTTCAGAGGTAGAGGAGCTGGGTTTAGAGGTAGTGGTAGAGGTGGcccaagaagaagagggGGCAATGGTGCTAGTGGTGCTGGTGGTACTGCTAGTGGTAGTACCGGCAGTGCCAATTATAACCTTCATTATGTAAGATCAAAACCAACTCCCGTTGAAACCAATGAGTAA